The genomic interval AAGATAAGCTGCGTTAAGCGATGTATCATGAACTGGATTGATTGGACTATACGATGTATTATATTCTGTAATATGGAATGGTAAATCAGAAAAAGCTGATTCCTTAATTAGACCACGAACTACCTCAAATTGGTGAAGCATATCCGTATTATCCACTAAATCTTGATAATAGTAATCAGGAGTAACCTTCTTTGGACTTTGTGATGTATACGCATGTCGACTAACAAAATCGACTGGCACCTTTTCTTTATGACAGAAGTCTAAGAAGTCAACAATCCACTCGTCCGCTCCACCGCAGATCGCTGGACCTCCAACCTGTAAATCTTGGTTCACCTCTTTAATTGCTGTTGCCGTAACTTTATATAGTTTTAAATACTCTTGCTTATCAGCATCCTTCCAAAAATTCACTAAGTTAGGTTCATTCCAAACCTCAAATGGCCATTTTTTCACTTCATTTAATCCATATCGATCAATGAAATGCTTCACTACTGCTTTAATTAATTCGCTCCACTTATGATAATCATTCGGCGGTGTAACATTCCCTTTCCAGTAAAAGATCGTTTGATCACCAGACGCAAGCAATTCTGGCATAAAGCCAAATTCAATGAATGGCCGTAGATTCAATTCCAAAAAAGAATCAAAGATACGGTCAATATAAGTAAAGTTATAAAAAGCTTTAATTTCATTCCCTATCTTCATTTCTCGATAAATACCAACGTCATCGGAAAGTAATCCATGTCCTCTTATATATTTAAAGCCGATTTTTTCCTGGATTATTTTAAGATGATCAAGGTATTCTTTTTGAAGAGCTAACCCAAGCCGTCCAGTTCCAATACAATACTTCCAATTTTCCGTAAATTCTTCTTTTCCATTTGCTGCTATAATAATGGGTTCCATTTCCTTCCCCTCCTATTCTCTAGTTCATATTCTGTGGAATCACAATTCTCTCTAACAAAAGGTTATTCTTTATAAATAATACGTTGGGCAGTTCATCCCACCACTATAAATACAAGAAGAGGAATGCTGCCCATTTGAACGAGATAAGATGAAAAAACCTTTCCTCAGGTCCCCCAAAAAATAATATATGTCGAAATTTCCCTGGAAATATTTTTCTCTATATTCCGATTCATCATTTTTCTGTTGATTTATCTCACCCTTTTTCTTCTATGAAAATAGTTTTTTTCCAAGGTAGAATAAACACACCAATCTACATTTTTGACGATTATCACTCAAAATTTCGTTA from Niallia sp. FSL W8-0635 carries:
- a CDS encoding GH39 family glycosyl hydrolase — translated: MEPIIIAANGKEEFTENWKYCIGTGRLGLALQKEYLDHLKIIQEKIGFKYIRGHGLLSDDVGIYREMKIGNEIKAFYNFTYIDRIFDSFLELNLRPFIEFGFMPELLASGDQTIFYWKGNVTPPNDYHKWSELIKAVVKHFIDRYGLNEVKKWPFEVWNEPNLVNFWKDADKQEYLKLYKVTATAIKEVNQDLQVGGPAICGGADEWIVDFLDFCHKEKVPVDFVSRHAYTSQSPKKVTPDYYYQDLVDNTDMLHQFEVVRGLIKESAFSDLPFHITEYNTSYSPINPVHDTSLNAAYLARILSEGGDYVDSFSYWTFSDVFEETDIPKAPFHGGFGLMALHSIPKPTFHLFAFFNRLGKEILYRDEQMIITKKENGSIALIAWNEIMEKGEGFEKELLIKLPVTSDAYFLKRQTVNENYANPWKTWKDMGRPRFPDKQSIETLREASIPKLMTTKINKEEDGYLKLPITLTKNEVTLIELSEMKDETGTYDGLDDSLITSYSS